CGAAAGCAAAATTCTGACCGGttgcatcaatcaccatcctctgATAcgggttcaattgattataataaCCACATTCATCCCCAActgaaaattgatcacttgttCTATATCCTTTATCGGATATAAATTGTTCACCATAGCAAGTCCAGTTATAATAGTtcggagtgaacccaaatctaataagatgttctctaactctatcaaaatcatgaaaattgCTATTTCTACACCTTTTACAAGGACATCTTAACTTATTTTCATCCTTCAAATCAAATTGATTGTTAGCAAATTCCAGAAACTGTTCCAACTCAATGCaaaactcatcggtcaatcctcgACGTTcgggtaagttcttattatacatccaagccctctctctttgcattgtgtccgttaaaaaacattaaaaattattttaaaatattaaaataccatgtatactatttaatattcttaattaaattcgtaaaattgcaaaaactaaAATGCACTAAGCTAGAATTTGCAACGAAACagaatttcgtcgcaaataatTGCGATGAAAGAAGATAtcattgctattttttttgcgacgaaatcccTTTTCGTTGCAGATCTTGCGACGACGAAAATCCAGATTTTGTCGCAAAACAGCGATGACGAGACTCGATTTTCGTCGTACCCTTTGCGACCAAGGAACCCTTTTCGTTGCTGACTCTCACTGCGAGCCCGAGATCCTTCATGAACGTTTTTGcagaaaaatatgcaaatattATCGCTAATCTTGCTAATCTACACATACACCTTGACTTATGAGCACAACTTTACTTCGAAATTAATAAGTTACAATATCAACAAGGCTTACCGAATTTCAGTCTgaatattttgcaatttgatgaaaatcacaAGATTCACCTGTATTGCGAAATTTACAAAAGGACGTgtacctaaaaaaagaaaaaaataataatcaacattcatgaagcttatggcatttgatagaaaaaatgatgaactaaaataataatttattctatgattatTTATCATAagacacaaataaaaatggagaagGGAGAAGATAGAAGGCACAATAGAAAGACGAGGAGAgggcgaagagagagaagaggtaaAGAGATTTTAAAGAGGGAATCTTTAATCAACCACGAAATTACCCACGAAAAAATGTCATTGCAAACTGTCGGTGGAATTTCGTGACGAATTTTAGCCACGACAACGTTTGTGGCAaacaaatttgccacgaaagaTTTCTCAtggcaaattttgccacgaatccctattttcgttgcaaaataaTTGCGACGAAAATACCATTTCATCCCAACGTAAGGAAACGAAACCTCATTTATCTCCATTTGCGACggaaaatttcttttgtggcaaattttgcgacgaaaactttttctttcgtagcaaattttgcGACAACACTTTCCCTTCGTGGCAAATAATTGCGACGAAAGAAGATATCGTCGCTGTTTTTTTGCGACAAAATCCCTTTTCGTCGCAGATCTTGCGACGACAAAAATCCAGATTTTGTCGCAAAACAGCGACGACGAGACTCGATTTTCATCGCGCCCTTTGCGACCAAGGAACCCTTTTCGTTGCTAACTCTCACCGCGAGCCCAAGATCCTTCATGAACGTTTTTGcagaaaaatatgcaaatattATCGCTAATCTTGCTAATCTACACATACACCTTGACTTATGAGCACAACTTTACTTCGAAATTAATAAGTTACAATATCAACAAGGCTTACCGAATTTCAGTCTgaatattttgcaatttgatgaaaatcacaAGATTCACCTGTATTGCGAAATCTTCAAAAGGACGTgtacctaaaaaaagaaaaaaataataatcaacattcatgaagcttatggcatttgatagaaaaaatgatgaactaaaataataatttattctatgattacttatcataagacacaaataaaaatggagaagGGAGAAGATAGAAGGCACAATAGAAAGACGAGGAGAgggcggagagagagaagaggtaaAGAGATTTTAAAGAGGGAATCTTTAATCAGCCACGAAATTACCCACGAAAAAATGTCATTGCAAAGTGTCGGTGGAATTTCGCGACGAATTTTAGCCACGACAATGTTTGTGGcaaacaaatttgcgacgaagaaCCAATATTCGTGGTCATATTGCGACGAATACAGCgttcgttgcaaattttgcgTTAAAAATATCTTATGTTAAATATTGCGACAAAACAATGATCGTGGCAACTATTCCGACAAAAAGATATGTTTGTACCAAACTTTGCCACAAAAAAGTCTTCGTCGCAAAACATGCGACGACCACAAATATTTCGTTGCAAACTAGACGCtagaattttgcgacgaaataaagCCATCGTTGCAAATTTTACGACCACAAATATTTTCGTGGTCATATTGCGACGAAAGATGTCTCATGgaaaattttgccacgaatctctattttcgttgcaaaataaTTGCGACGAAAATACCATTTCGTCACAATGTAAGGAAACGAAACCTGATTTGTCtccatttgcgacgaaaaatttcttttgtggcaaattttgcaacgaaaatagagattcgtggcaaaatttgccaTGAGACATCTTTCGTCGCAATATGACCACGAAAATATTTGTGGTCgtaaaatttgcgacgaaaatttctATTCGTGGCAAATGTTGCGACGAAACTTTCAATTCGTGGCAAATGTTGCTACGAAACTTTGCtttcgtagcaaattttgcgacgaatttttttttcattgcaaatttgcgatgaaattgtTTTGTCGCAAGATTTGTCGCAAgatttgtcgcaaattagcgacgaagttgtttttcgtcgcaaattggccACGAAATGTTTCCGTCGCAAATATTTCGTGGCAAAAGCCCTGTTTTTTTTTAGTGCTATACAATGAAGCATCCTGGTCTGGTGGTATGAGCATGGCCATGCGTGCTTACTGGTCAGGGATTTACATGACTCAGGTCCACATTTGCCTGTTCTGCttgaagctctctctctctctctctctctctctctcctttttaagAAAAGGGATAACACCTGAATGACATGTCGTTCCTATCGTAATAAAGCTCGATCTTGTTCGATCTCCTATCAACCAAGGAAATAAGCCTCTCGGTGGCCTATCTTTAATGCTAGTGTCATTTAGATCGCATCTAGTTCGATCTCCTATCAACAAAGGAAGTAAACCCCACAGTGGCCTATCTTTAATGCTAGTGTAATTTAGATCGCAGGATTGATGTGCCCAATTTGATGACCAATCTGCTGATGCACGATTTTGACCTGTTGGAAATACTCTCAGTTTCCAGTATGAGAAAGGAGAATGTCACCAAAATTGGGAGAGGGAGTTAGATTTCCGAAGAAGGAAGATGGCTGCTGGCGAGTCCATCTTCACAAGCATATGTTGGTGGGACTCGGTGCGATGGTTTCATCTGtcaatattgatcaaattaagcTCCTGACCAAACGCTTTTCAGAATGATTATTGTTGATTGGACGTAAAAGTGGTTTTGGTCGACTGTTCAGTTCTGGTTCTTTGCACGAGTTTTCTTTCTCAGTCCGAGCAGAATATCTTTTTGCTACAGTTGCCTTGGTCCATCTCGCCATCGCAATTACCTTGAGCTTTCAGGTCCACTGCCCGTTCATCGAAACTACGGAATACGAAAATGTTAGGTTCGTAGCATCTCTCGCAAGGAAGACAATGGAATGACCTTGAAATTCATTGGGTTGATGATGACACGATTCTTTAGAAGCATTGAAAAGTCTCTCGTGTAGAAAGGATAGTCGAAGAACATCGAAGTGTCCTTAGGGTGCTTTACTCCGCAGCTTAATTCCTAGCACAACCATACAACATTGTATTTTTCATAATAGTTCTATGATTCGTAGTATCATGTCCTATTATAGTTCCTGTCCATATAGAAATCCAATTTAAGCAATTGTCCGAGAACAATATCTTTGGCACTAATGGTTATCAATAACAACGAGATACTATCCCCAGTTTCATGGTCTAAGGTGCATAAGTCGTGgagttagaaaaataaaaaaggataacACAATAGTGCTCACAATCTCACGGCCTGAAATGTGAAAGCAAAACACCATGTGTTGCGTATTGTGCCAATGTaccaaaaagaagatgaaggaccGCCAAATTTCATTCGATCTTTTTTTATTAGGCATCAAGaaacatagaaaaaaataaggaaaaaagaaaaggaaaacgagaTGCTCACGGGTTTGCATCGTGGAGCGCAAATGCGAGCCGAATCATACGACCTTGGCATGATCGTACTATCAGAAAATCGCAGGAGGGGGAGGACGACAAAAAGGTGAAAACCTCATGCCCTCGCTGTAATTTCTGCGATGCTGCTCAAAACCATGCAAAACTCAATTCTCACGCACACGCAAACCCCGAATTAGcaagaggagaagaggaagaagaaagggtaAACACGagcaaacaaaaagaaggtGGGCGTGAAAATTACTGGTGCGTGGGAACTGAGACCCGATCGGAAGTGGAACATGTCCGTGGATCACAGCGAAACAGTCACGGATCGAGCTTTGGAGTTCGCAATTCCACTGCAAAAACAGTCCAAAAGAATCACCAACTTTGGTGTATATCTGAAAAATTAGCTCTTGAATTCAGTCATCTGCCATGATGTGTCGTCAGAGAAGCGAGCTGTCACGGGTTGCTCATAAGAGTTCGTCATCGTCGGCCTTATATAAATCCTGGCCAGGATCGAAACTCACCGACACCCCCACCCCAAGAAGGATTAACcaggaaaagattaaaaagaaaaacaaaacatggGTTCAAAGACCATGGCCACGTTCTTCATCTCCATGATCCTCATGCTCTTGTCCTTACCACCCATATATGCTTGTGGCTATTGCGCGCCCCCGCGCCCCCCGTACCACGGCCCGACCATCCCCCGCCGGCCCGGCCCTCGCCCCCATCCTGGTCCGGGTCACCATGGCGGCAGAAGCAGcggcggtggcggaggaggaggcggaggaggtggcggcgggAGCAGAGGCAGAGGaggcggtggaggaggaggcggaggaggtggcAGCGGGAGCAGAGGCAGaggaggcggtggcggcggaggcggTGGTTATACTCCAAGAGTGCCGACTCCACATCCGCCCGTTGTTCTTCCGCCAAGAGTGAATCCTCCTCCTGTCACCAACCCTCCTGGCATGATTCCTCCTATTACAAACCCTCCTGGCGGCCTCATTCCTCCTATCATAAATCCTCCCGGTATACTACCTCCAGTAACGAACCCTCCGACAACACCGCCTGCTTCTCCATGCCCTCCTTACGGCGGCGGCCCTCCCGGCGGCGGCAGCGTCCCGAGCCCGCCGACCCCGCCGACGACGTGCCCTATAAACGCTCTAAAGCTAGGGCTTTGCTTGGACGTGCTGGGAGGGTTGGTCCACATAGGGATCGGGAACCCGCTCGAGAACGTGTGCTGCCCGGTGCTCCAAGGGCTGCTGGAGCTCGAGGCGGCCATCTGCCTCTGCACGGCCATAAGGCTGAAGCTACTCAACCTCAACATATTCATTCCTCTGGCTCTTCAAGTCCTCGCCACTTGTGGCATAACCCCTCCTCCCGGCTTCGTATGCCCTCCTCTTTAGATAAGTTCAGCGTAAGTAGTTTCGGATATTAATCAAGTAGCGATGGAGTATTCAGGCCTTAGAATGGGTGTGTTTGTCCTAGTGCTTTGT
This sequence is a window from Rhodamnia argentea isolate NSW1041297 chromosome 3, ASM2092103v1, whole genome shotgun sequence. Protein-coding genes within it:
- the LOC115729959 gene encoding 36.4 kDa proline-rich protein — its product is MGSKTMATFFISMILMLLSLPPIYACGYCAPPRPPYHGPTIPRRPGPRPHPGPGHHGGRSSGGGGSGSRGRGGGGGGGGGYTPRVPTPHPPVVLPPRVNPPPVTNPPGMIPPITNPPGGLIPPIINPPGILPPVTNPPTTPPASPCPPYGGGPPGGGSVPSPPTPPTTCPINALKLGLCLDVLGGLVHIGIGNPLENVCCPVLQGLLELEAAICLCTAIRLKLLNLNIFIPLALQVLATCGITPPPGFVCPPL